A genomic window from Triticum urartu cultivar G1812 chromosome 7, Tu2.1, whole genome shotgun sequence includes:
- the LOC125522034 gene encoding peroxidase P7-like: MASSSVPSWVALALLLLVALAATANGDELSPGYYEKTCPNVQRVVRSVMASSVTAQPRMAPAVLRLFFHDCFINGCDASVLLDATPFSPSEKDVETNASLTGYAVIDDIKSVLEHECPATVSCADVIALASRDAVALLGGPTWSVPLGRKDSRFAADPESTKNGLPSPHDDLGELIRMFSRLNLDARDMTALSGAHTVGMASCDTYRDRVYGTDRDEEIDPYFAQTTQQTCQGPSGKAPFDVQTPMRFDNAYYKNLIARRGLLSSDQTLYGGGGLQDNLVEMYSADSEAFARDFAKAMVKMGNVPPPQGMPMEVRLKCSMANNY; encoded by the exons ATGGCGTCCTCCAGCGTCCCTTCTTGGGTTGCACTTGCGCTGCTCCTCTTGGTTGCTCTCGCTGCCACCGCCAATGGCGACGAGCTCTCCCCGGGTTACTACGAGAAGACGTGCCCCAACGTGCAGCGCGTCGTGCGGTCAGTGATGGCGAGCAGCGTCACCGCCCAGCCGAGGATGGCGCCCGCCGTTCTCCGCCTCTTCTTCCACGACTGCTTCATCAAC GGATGTGATGCTTCGGTTCTCCTCGACGCAACTCCCTTCTCCCCCAGCGAGAAGGATGTGGAGACGAACGCCTCCCTCACCGGCTACGCCGTCATCGACGACATCAAGTCCGTGCTCGAGCATGAGTGCCCGGCCACCGTCTCCTGCGCCGACGTCATCGCCCTCGCGTCCCGTGACGCCGTCGCCCTGCTCGGAGGCCCCACCTGGAGCGTAcccctcggccgcaaggactcgCGCTTCGCCGCCGACCCGGAATCGACCAAGAACGGCCTCCCCAGCCCGCACGACGACCTCGGCGAGCTCATCAGAATGTTTTCAAGGCTCAATCTCGACGCTCGTGACATGACCGCGCTCTCTGGTGCCCACACCGTCGGGATGGCCAGCTGCGATACCTACAGGGACCGCGTCTACGGCACCGACCGCGATGAAGAGATCGACCCATACTTCGCACAGACCACACAGCAGACGTGCCAGGGTCCTTCTGGTAAGGCGCCGTTTGACGTGCAGACGCCGATGAGGTTCGACAATGCTTACTACAAGAACCTTATCGCGCGGCGCGGTCTCCTTTCCTCAGACCAGACTCTCTACGGCGGTGGAGGTCTGCAAGACAATCTCGTGGAGATGTACAGCGCCGACAGTGAGGCGTTCGCGAGGGACTTCGCCAAGGCCATGGTGAAGATGGGAAACGTGCCTCCGCCCCAGGGAATGCCCATGGAGGTGAGGCTCAAGTGCTCCATGGCAAACAACTATTGA